In the genome of cyanobacterium endosymbiont of Braarudosphaera bigelowii, one region contains:
- a CDS encoding thymidylate synthase, with product MSTTSPSYSFNYTPYHKPNQLICGYGQTAIITGWTVKESVAKYLISKEYAVIGNLYSPTRGISPLIRNLLANPHVISLIILQATKEDRNAGGCQCLLDFLNKGFRAGVDHIGKHVWIVNSNILGYIDIEIPSDILESLRRSIVYKEAESIVEAVNYMKELNQKKKKKPWSKPLIFPFTETNSKVRPGTKYCHRIEGNTVAETWVKILHRIKTTGRIRPTEYGKWQELINIVAVVKDEPLSFYFPEPNYLPIKREFINDYISQILDDSPQREGIKYTYGQRLRSWFKKDQIEQIISLLISDINSSRAVMSLWDVNDHDNNDSPPCLNHIWIRTIDNELSLTATFRSNDMFSAWPSNAMGLRALQVHIITEIQDRSNYKLQIGPLITISQSAHIYNDCWEYADKIVDAEYKKICKEKQYADPSGSYLIFIQDNQISVEHITPGSGEIVNYYFGKSAKKIQNKIAEDCPGLGVKHAMYLGAELQKAEICLTSKLYHYQQDKPLTTKS from the coding sequence ATGTCTACAACATCACCAAGTTATTCATTTAATTATACTCCGTATCATAAACCTAACCAACTAATTTGTGGTTATGGACAAACAGCTATTATTACCGGATGGACAGTCAAAGAATCAGTAGCAAAATATTTAATATCAAAAGAGTATGCAGTTATTGGGAATTTGTATAGTCCAACTAGAGGTATTAGTCCTTTAATAAGAAACTTACTAGCAAATCCTCATGTGATTTCGCTGATCATATTACAAGCAACAAAAGAAGATCGAAATGCGGGAGGATGCCAATGTCTATTAGACTTCTTAAATAAAGGCTTTAGAGCAGGAGTTGATCATATAGGAAAGCATGTATGGATTGTTAATTCCAATATTCTTGGATATATAGATATAGAAATTCCTTCTGATATATTAGAATCACTTCGTAGATCTATAGTCTACAAGGAAGCTGAATCAATTGTTGAAGCAGTTAACTATATGAAGGAATTGAATCAGAAAAAGAAAAAAAAGCCTTGGAGCAAACCTTTAATTTTTCCCTTTACAGAAACTAATTCAAAAGTACGTCCTGGAACTAAATATTGCCATCGAATAGAAGGTAATACAGTTGCAGAAACTTGGGTTAAGATATTACATCGTATTAAAACAACTGGAAGAATTAGGCCAACCGAATATGGAAAGTGGCAAGAACTAATTAATATTGTAGCTGTAGTTAAAGATGAACCATTAAGTTTTTATTTTCCTGAGCCTAATTATCTTCCCATAAAAAGAGAATTTATCAATGACTATATATCTCAAATTCTTGATGATTCTCCGCAACGAGAGGGTATTAAATATACATATGGACAAAGATTAAGATCTTGGTTTAAAAAAGACCAAATTGAACAAATTATAAGTTTACTAATCTCTGATATCAATTCTTCTAGAGCTGTTATGTCTCTATGGGATGTTAATGATCATGACAATAATGATAGTCCTCCTTGTTTAAACCATATTTGGATAAGAACTATTGATAATGAATTATCTTTAACAGCTACATTTCGTAGCAATGATATGTTTTCTGCATGGCCTTCCAATGCAATGGGTTTAAGGGCATTGCAAGTACACATTATTACAGAGATACAGGATAGATCTAATTATAAATTGCAGATTGGTCCACTAATTACTATTAGTCAAAGCGCTCATATTTACAACGATTGTTGGGAATATGCAGACAAAATAGTAGATGCAGAATATAAAAAAATATGTAAAGAGAAACAATACGCTGATCCCAGTGGAAGCTACTTAATTTTCATTCAGGATAATCAAATATCTGTTGAGCATATTACCCCAGGATCGGGAGAAATTGTGAATTATTATTTTGGTAAATCTGCAAAAAAAATTCAAAATAAGATTGCAGAAGACTGTCCTGGTCTTGGAGTAAAGCATGCTATGTATTTGGGAGCAGAACTACAAAAGGCAGAAATATGTTTGACTAGCAAGCTCTATCACTATCAACAAGATAAACCCTTAACGACTAAAAGCTAG
- the dnaK gene encoding molecular chaperone DnaK, with amino-acid sequence MGKVVSIDLGTTNSVVAVMEGGKPVVIANSEGMRTTPSMVGFSKDGELVIGQMARRQAVLNPQNTYHSVKRFIGRKYNELTNESKQVPYTIRRDANGNIKLACPRLNKDFAPEEISGFILRKLAEEAERYLGEPVTSAVITVPAYFNDSQRQATRDAGKIAGLEVLRIINEPTAASLAYGLDQTISQKILVFDLGGGTFDVSVLEVGDGVFEVKSTSGDTQLGGSDFDKRIVDWLAEQFLRDEGIDLRKDRQALQRLTEAAEKAKIELSGVSITDINLPFITATENGPQHIEKRLTRPQFEDLCSDLVTRLQRPLKRVMNDARLTPVQIDEVVLVGGGTRMPMIKSLVRGFIDKEPNENVNPDEVVAVGAAIQSGILAGEVKEILLLDVTPLSLGLETIGGVTKKLIPRNTTIPVRRSDIFSTGENNQTIVEIHVVQGEREMTIDNKSLGRFKLTGISPAPRGIPQVQVAFDIDANGILQVTARDKATGREQSVLIQGTSTISEKEIDRMVEEATQFAEKDRQRRERIEKRNNAKALTDQALRRIKDITLDFGAQFASSYRRQIEVLNSEIIESLNNDDERSLDKAKDDLEDLLRELNREVRLQYEEEDEGILESIKRTFTNDSDTDSYTSYDSDYNSTYYHKRKDYESPRYERYNDQYDTFKQNRNNRPIFQENTKYSQDQYNSYQSRNRLHQTPNENQWDEEDDDWF; translated from the coding sequence ATGGGTAAAGTAGTTAGCATTGATCTGGGGACAACAAATTCTGTAGTCGCAGTCATGGAAGGCGGCAAGCCAGTAGTTATCGCCAATTCCGAAGGAATGCGTACTACCCCTTCTATGGTAGGCTTTAGCAAGGATGGAGAATTAGTTATAGGACAAATGGCACGACGGCAAGCTGTTCTTAATCCTCAAAATACATATCATAGTGTTAAACGATTTATAGGGCGTAAGTATAATGAACTCACTAATGAGTCAAAACAAGTTCCTTATACTATCCGTCGAGATGCAAATGGTAATATCAAATTGGCATGTCCTCGTCTAAACAAAGATTTTGCTCCTGAAGAAATATCAGGGTTTATTTTAAGAAAATTAGCTGAAGAAGCAGAACGTTATTTAGGAGAACCTGTTACAAGTGCAGTAATTACAGTTCCTGCATATTTCAATGATTCTCAAAGACAAGCCACTAGAGATGCAGGAAAAATTGCAGGATTAGAGGTGCTGAGAATAATAAATGAACCAACTGCGGCATCTTTAGCTTATGGATTAGATCAAACAATATCTCAAAAAATCCTAGTTTTTGATCTAGGAGGCGGTACTTTTGATGTTTCTGTTTTAGAAGTTGGAGATGGAGTATTTGAAGTTAAGTCTACTAGTGGTGATACTCAGCTAGGAGGGAGCGATTTTGACAAACGTATTGTTGATTGGCTAGCCGAGCAATTTTTAAGAGATGAAGGTATAGATTTAAGAAAAGATAGGCAAGCCTTACAACGTCTTACTGAAGCGGCAGAAAAAGCAAAAATCGAACTTTCTGGAGTAAGTATCACTGACATAAATCTTCCTTTCATTACTGCAACAGAGAATGGCCCACAGCATATAGAAAAACGTTTAACACGTCCTCAATTTGAAGACCTCTGCTCTGATTTGGTGACTCGTTTACAGCGCCCTCTTAAAAGAGTTATGAATGATGCAAGATTAACCCCTGTTCAAATTGACGAAGTAGTACTAGTGGGAGGAGGAACTAGGATGCCAATGATTAAGTCTTTGGTACGTGGCTTTATTGATAAAGAACCAAATGAAAATGTTAATCCTGATGAAGTTGTAGCAGTTGGTGCTGCTATTCAGTCAGGTATCTTAGCTGGTGAAGTTAAGGAAATACTATTACTAGATGTAACACCTCTTTCTTTGGGCCTAGAAACGATAGGAGGTGTTACTAAAAAACTTATACCTCGTAATACAACTATTCCAGTGCGTCGTTCCGATATTTTCTCAACGGGAGAAAATAATCAAACCATAGTAGAAATTCATGTCGTCCAGGGAGAACGTGAAATGACTATTGACAATAAATCTTTAGGACGTTTTAAACTTACAGGAATCTCTCCTGCTCCGAGAGGAATTCCTCAGGTACAAGTTGCCTTTGATATTGACGCTAATGGAATATTACAAGTTACTGCAAGAGATAAAGCAACGGGCAGGGAACAGAGTGTCCTTATTCAAGGAACCTCGACTATTAGTGAAAAAGAAATTGATCGAATGGTTGAAGAAGCTACTCAATTTGCCGAAAAAGATCGACAACGGCGAGAAAGAATAGAAAAACGTAATAACGCTAAAGCTTTAACAGATCAAGCTTTAAGAAGGATAAAAGATATTACTCTTGATTTTGGAGCTCAATTTGCTAGCAGCTATCGTCGTCAAATTGAAGTTTTGAATAGTGAGATTATTGAAAGTTTAAATAACGATGATGAAAGATCTTTGGATAAAGCAAAAGACGATCTAGAAGATTTATTACGTGAATTGAATAGAGAAGTACGCTTACAATATGAGGAAGAAGATGAAGGTATCTTAGAATCTATTAAACGAACCTTTACAAATGATTCTGATACCGATTCATACACGTCTTATGATTCTGATTATAACTCTACTTATTACCACAAACGTAAAGATTATGAATCTCCTAGATATGAACGTTACAACGACCAATATGATACTTTCAAACAAAATAGAAATAATCGTCCTATTTTTCAAGAAAATACAAAATATTCTCAAGATCAATATAACTCTTACCAGAGTCGTAATCGTTTGCACCAAACGCCAAACGAAAATCAATGGGATGAAGAGGATGATGACTGGTTCTAA
- a CDS encoding TrkH family potassium uptake protein, with protein sequence MTIARTICLGFLAVILVGTLLLMLPFATSDGSWSNPLVALFTSTSAVCVTGLVVVDTGSYFSFWGQLVILLLIQVGGLGYMTTTTFLILILGRKFDLRQKLAIKEPFDSSHLYGSSQNIIISIIATTMIFEILGILLMLNVFSDKYGTFQGLWIATFHSISAWNNAGFSLFPDSLISVGDSFIINFVISVLIIFGGIGYQVIIEMYIAIRHKLKNKQERLGFSLNFKVAISTTVTLLIAGTIIFLITEYNNQATLGLLNFHNKLLTAWFQSVTTRTAGFNSIDIRNMTFAGLFLTMGLMFVGASSNGTGGGIKTTTLCILTNCTRSVLKGNHEVVMFRREVPVSLTLKAVAVVFGSTNMVVLMTLLISLSEASLNPTFFDSGISSLQVLFEVISAFATVGLSTGITADLSFLSQLLLILTMYVGRVGILVFIAAISKESRPRLIQYPEETLLVG encoded by the coding sequence ATGACAATTGCAAGGACGATTTGCCTAGGTTTTCTCGCAGTAATCTTAGTCGGTACATTATTGTTAATGCTACCCTTTGCTACTAGCGATGGAAGTTGGAGTAATCCTTTAGTCGCTTTATTTACATCTACCTCCGCCGTATGTGTAACAGGATTAGTTGTTGTTGATACAGGAAGTTATTTCTCTTTTTGGGGTCAGCTGGTTATTCTACTATTAATTCAAGTAGGAGGGCTGGGATATATGACAACAACAACTTTTCTAATACTTATATTAGGTAGAAAATTTGATCTTAGACAAAAATTAGCAATTAAAGAACCATTTGATAGTTCGCACTTATACGGTAGTAGCCAAAATATAATTATTTCAATTATTGCGACGACTATGATTTTCGAGATTCTCGGCATTTTATTAATGCTCAATGTGTTTTCGGACAAATATGGTACTTTTCAAGGTTTATGGATAGCGACCTTCCATAGCATTAGTGCTTGGAATAATGCAGGATTTAGCCTGTTCCCAGATAGTTTGATTAGTGTTGGTGATTCTTTTATAATCAATTTTGTAATTTCTGTATTGATTATATTTGGAGGTATTGGTTACCAAGTTATTATTGAAATGTATATAGCCATTAGGCATAAGCTAAAAAATAAACAAGAAAGGTTAGGATTCTCTCTCAATTTTAAAGTTGCAATTAGTACAACTGTTACTTTACTGATCGCTGGTACCATTATATTTCTCATCACTGAATATAATAACCAAGCCACTTTAGGACTACTGAATTTTCATAACAAATTATTAACAGCTTGGTTTCAGTCTGTTACAACAAGAACAGCTGGATTTAACAGTATCGATATTAGAAATATGACTTTTGCTGGTTTATTCTTAACTATGGGGCTTATGTTTGTAGGAGCAAGCTCTAACGGAACAGGAGGAGGTATTAAAACTACAACACTTTGTATCTTAACCAATTGTACACGCTCTGTTTTAAAGGGAAATCATGAAGTAGTAATGTTTCGTAGAGAAGTTCCTGTTTCTTTAACTTTAAAAGCAGTTGCTGTTGTATTTGGTTCAACAAATATGGTTGTTTTAATGACATTGTTAATTTCGTTATCTGAAGCCAGCTTAAATCCTACTTTTTTTGATTCTGGAATCAGTTCATTACAAGTTTTGTTTGAGGTAATCTCTGCATTTGCAACTGTAGGCCTGTCTACAGGAATTACAGCTGATTTATCTTTTTTATCACAACTTTTACTAATTCTAACAATGTATGTTGGGAGAGTAGGGATACTAGTTTTTATAGCAGCTATTTCCAAAGAATCTCGACCACGGTTAATACAATATCCTGAAGAAACTTTATTGGTTGGATAA
- a CDS encoding potassium channel family protein: MKSLNFLSILRRETRQFAVIGLGRFGRSVCRNLHKLGYEVLGTDIKESLVSQVLAENIASSAIKLDSTKPNALKEAGIFEFDTVIIAIGNYLEESIVTALNVKEGGVKYVIAKASSDVHGKLLQKVGADLVVYPEYQAGCDLVHLLTQNPRIIERFELDPDHSIVETRIPQEFHGIAIEELKLRSRYDISVLAVGNDDKFKINPSPQEKLNKNLSMVVIGSNKAIQKLPL; the protein is encoded by the coding sequence TTGAAGTCCTTAAATTTTTTAAGTATTCTTCGTAGAGAAACCCGTCAATTTGCAGTGATTGGACTAGGGCGTTTTGGACGTTCGGTATGCAGAAACCTTCATAAACTAGGCTATGAAGTATTGGGAACAGACATAAAGGAATCTCTAGTGTCTCAAGTTTTAGCTGAAAACATTGCTTCAAGTGCTATTAAATTAGATTCAACTAAGCCTAATGCTTTAAAAGAAGCAGGTATTTTTGAATTTGATACTGTTATCATAGCCATTGGAAATTATCTAGAAGAAAGTATTGTTACTGCTTTAAATGTTAAAGAAGGAGGTGTAAAATATGTAATTGCCAAAGCTTCTTCTGATGTTCATGGAAAACTTTTACAAAAAGTTGGAGCTGATTTAGTTGTATACCCTGAATATCAAGCTGGGTGTGATTTAGTTCATTTACTTACACAAAATCCTAGAATTATAGAAAGATTTGAATTGGATCCTGACCATAGTATTGTAGAGACTCGCATTCCTCAAGAATTTCATGGAATAGCCATTGAGGAATTAAAGCTTAGAAGTCGATATGATATAAGTGTATTAGCAGTCGGTAATGATGATAAATTCAAAATTAATCCTTCACCTCAAGAGAAATTAAATAAGAATTTATCAATGGTTGTTATTGGTTCTAACAAGGCAATTCAGAAACTACCTTTATAA
- the rseP gene encoding RIP metalloprotease RseP gives MSTLAAITVLVILIVVHELGHFFAARLQGIHVKRFSIGFGPVLAKYQGTETEYTFCLIPLGGFVGFPDDDPESTIAVDDSNLLRNRPILDRAIVISSGVIANLVFAYFLFIGQTATMGIQNLQPGLMIPQIDNNSAAMVAGIKEGDVILSIDQYLLKEFPAATTLFVEKVKNSIDKPLNLTIKRKDEILDLTVIPNSNKEGRGKIGVGLLPNIESSHAKNLIEIFVYSSKTYLNAFTLTIQGFWQLISHFQENVQQIAGPVKIVEYGASIAQNNFGNLFQFGALISINLAIINILPLPALDGGQLVFLLIEGILGKPLPTKFQESIMQTGLVLLLGLGIFVIIRDTASLTVVQEFVKQIGM, from the coding sequence ATGTCAACATTGGCGGCGATCACAGTTTTAGTTATTCTAATTGTTGTTCATGAGTTAGGTCATTTTTTTGCTGCAAGATTACAAGGAATTCATGTTAAACGATTTTCTATAGGTTTTGGACCTGTTTTAGCAAAATATCAAGGGACTGAGACTGAATATACTTTTTGTCTCATTCCTCTCGGTGGATTTGTTGGTTTTCCTGATGACGATCCAGAAAGTACCATAGCAGTTGATGATTCAAATTTACTTCGCAATCGTCCTATTCTTGATCGAGCCATAGTTATTAGTTCGGGAGTAATTGCTAATTTAGTTTTTGCTTATTTCCTTTTTATTGGACAGACTGCTACGATGGGCATTCAAAATTTACAGCCAGGACTTATGATCCCTCAAATAGATAATAATTCTGCGGCCATGGTTGCAGGAATAAAAGAAGGAGATGTTATTTTATCCATAGACCAATATCTATTAAAGGAGTTTCCTGCTGCAACTACACTATTTGTTGAAAAAGTAAAAAACTCGATAGATAAGCCTTTAAATTTAACCATCAAGAGAAAAGACGAAATATTAGATTTAACTGTAATACCTAACTCCAATAAAGAAGGAAGGGGAAAAATTGGAGTAGGATTATTGCCTAATATTGAGTCAAGTCATGCTAAAAATTTAATAGAAATATTTGTTTATAGTAGTAAAACCTATTTAAACGCTTTTACTCTTACAATTCAGGGATTTTGGCAACTAATAAGCCATTTTCAAGAAAATGTACAACAAATTGCTGGCCCTGTTAAAATAGTCGAATATGGAGCCAGTATTGCTCAAAATAATTTTGGCAATTTATTTCAATTTGGTGCATTAATCAGCATTAATTTAGCTATTATTAATATCTTACCTTTACCTGCATTAGATGGTGGACAATTAGTATTTTTACTAATAGAAGGTATTTTAGGAAAACCATTGCCTACTAAGTTTCAAGAAAGTATTATGCAAACTGGTCTTGTTTTACTATTAGGATTAGGAATTTTTGTAATTATTCGTGACACAGCTAGCTTAACTGTAGTTCAAGAATTTGTTAAACAAATTGGTATGTAA
- the lysS gene encoding lysine--tRNA ligase → MSFNLSQQEAQSTSSLQEIRATRLAKVEELKKLGLIPYAYQWKSTHNAAYLQKAYSDLEEGKEIEIEVSLAGRIMARRIFGKLAFFTLQDETGTIQLYLDKKIIQDNMNNIENPFNHLKKLIDTGDIIGVKGTIKKTEKGELSIKVKTYEILTKSLLPLPDKWHGLTDKEKRYRQRYIDLIVSPSTRETFRCRSRIISSIRRFLEEKGFIEIETPVLQSEAGGADARPFITYHNTLDMDLYLRIATELHLKRLIVGGFEKVFEIGRIFRNEGISTKHNPEFTSIEVYEAYSDYYDMMELTEKLITTIIHDIGKDMIVKCQEQEINFSLPWRRITMHEIVKEKNNLDFNSFKDFEEAKIAVSKIGVQIPKTCQTLGNLLSEVFEQTVEETLIQPTFILDFPVEISPLAKPHRTQENVVERFELYIMGRELANSFSELTDPIDQRQRLEKQALKKASGDLEAHNVDEDFLTALEYGMPPTGGLGIGIDRLVMLLTNSPSIRDVIAFPLLKNQALES, encoded by the coding sequence ATGTCTTTTAATTTATCGCAGCAAGAAGCTCAGTCTACTTCTAGTTTACAAGAAATTCGTGCTACACGCCTTGCGAAAGTAGAGGAGCTCAAGAAATTAGGTTTAATCCCTTATGCTTATCAGTGGAAATCTACTCATAATGCTGCCTACCTACAAAAAGCTTATTCTGATTTGGAAGAAGGGAAAGAAATTGAAATAGAAGTCTCTCTTGCTGGAAGAATTATGGCTCGTAGAATTTTTGGAAAGCTTGCTTTTTTTACGTTGCAAGATGAGACAGGGACTATTCAACTATATCTTGATAAAAAAATTATTCAAGACAATATGAACAATATAGAGAATCCTTTTAATCATCTTAAAAAATTGATAGATACTGGCGATATTATTGGTGTTAAAGGAACCATAAAAAAGACAGAAAAAGGTGAACTTTCTATTAAAGTAAAAACATATGAAATTTTAACCAAGTCTTTGCTGCCACTTCCTGATAAATGGCATGGTTTAACTGATAAAGAAAAACGTTACCGTCAAAGATATATTGATCTAATAGTTAGCCCTAGTACAAGAGAAACTTTTCGTTGTCGTTCAAGGATAATATCTTCTATTCGCAGATTTTTAGAAGAAAAAGGCTTTATCGAAATAGAAACGCCTGTTTTACAATCTGAAGCTGGTGGAGCAGATGCTAGGCCTTTTATAACATATCACAACACATTAGATATGGATCTGTATTTGAGAATTGCGACAGAATTACATCTGAAAAGATTAATAGTAGGTGGATTTGAAAAAGTATTTGAGATAGGTAGAATCTTTCGTAACGAAGGAATCTCAACTAAACATAATCCAGAATTTACTTCTATTGAAGTTTATGAAGCATATTCAGATTATTACGACATGATGGAATTAACAGAAAAACTCATTACCACTATTATTCATGATATCGGTAAAGATATGATCGTTAAATGTCAAGAACAAGAAATTAATTTTTCATTGCCTTGGCGTAGAATTACTATGCATGAAATAGTTAAAGAGAAAAATAATTTAGATTTCAATAGTTTCAAAGACTTTGAAGAGGCTAAAATAGCAGTTAGTAAAATAGGAGTACAAATTCCAAAAACGTGTCAGACCTTAGGAAATCTACTCAGCGAAGTTTTTGAACAAACTGTAGAAGAGACACTAATTCAACCTACATTTATTTTAGATTTCCCTGTTGAAATTTCTCCATTAGCAAAGCCTCATCGTACTCAAGAAAATGTAGTTGAACGGTTTGAACTTTATATTATGGGGCGAGAATTAGCAAACAGTTTTTCTGAATTAACTGATCCCATTGATCAACGACAGAGACTAGAAAAGCAAGCTTTAAAGAAAGCATCAGGAGATTTAGAAGCTCATAATGTAGATGAAGATTTTTTAACAGCTTTAGAGTATGGAATGCCCCCTACCGGAGGATTAGGAATTGGCATTGATCGCCTTGTAATGTTATTGACAAACTCTCCAAGTATAAGGGATGTAATTGCTTTTCCATTACTAAAAAATCAAGCCTTAGAAAGTTAG
- a CDS encoding deoxycytidylate deaminase: MTYLKGKRPTWNEYFMMMAKLAATRSTCLAFPVGAVIVKNKQVLSTGYNGPPAKSTHCITHGFCYPGLNSCISSSKLPSRAVHAEANAIAQAAKHSISTNESIIYVTLEPCMSCLKLIISAGIKEVFYETEFNKGGKTSIRNMFIEEGLINLTKINLSEEVMARASLFLLNSTSVKNNNIFTDI; encoded by the coding sequence ATGACGTATCTAAAAGGGAAAAGACCTACTTGGAACGAATATTTTATGATGATGGCTAAATTAGCTGCCACAAGATCTACTTGTTTGGCTTTTCCAGTAGGTGCTGTGATTGTAAAAAACAAGCAAGTCTTATCAACTGGCTACAATGGTCCTCCTGCCAAATCTACTCACTGTATAACTCATGGTTTTTGCTATCCAGGACTTAATAGCTGTATTTCTTCTAGTAAATTACCTTCAAGAGCTGTACATGCAGAAGCAAATGCAATTGCACAAGCAGCAAAGCATAGTATTTCTACCAATGAATCTATTATTTATGTAACTTTAGAACCTTGTATGTCTTGCTTGAAGCTAATAATTTCTGCTGGCATCAAAGAAGTTTTCTATGAGACAGAATTTAACAAAGGTGGTAAAACTTCGATTAGAAATATGTTTATTGAAGAAGGTTTAATAAATTTAACTAAAATTAATTTATCTGAAGAAGTAATGGCCCGTGCATCTCTATTCCTTTTAAATTCTACATCAGTTAAAAATAATAATATTTTTACTGATATCTAA
- a CDS encoding DnaJ C-terminal domain-containing protein, producing the protein MQQIHNYYATLEVAKNATAEEIKASFRKLARKYHPDVNPGDKVSEERFKSINEAYNVLSDETKRADYNRLKFSKKRYDSFIANSHSNKKKNKSSKFKDINFNSDTNKGTKFVSSSYDAQDVEAKLNIPLEKAYHGGRERIRLEDGRSLEVDMPSKMVNGQKIRLKNQGLSGGDLYLEILITPHIFFKLKNADIICKILLTPSEAILGEEITVPTIDGMVKITTPKSIQVGQKLRLANKGYFDELGQRGDQLLEMHIAIPSEISEEELFLYKQIRSKEEFNPRKYTT; encoded by the coding sequence ATGCAACAAATTCATAACTATTATGCGACTTTAGAAGTTGCTAAAAATGCTACTGCAGAAGAAATTAAAGCATCTTTCCGTAAACTTGCTCGGAAGTATCATCCTGACGTCAATCCGGGAGATAAAGTATCGGAAGAAAGATTTAAAAGTATCAACGAAGCCTATAATGTTTTATCAGATGAGACTAAAAGAGCAGATTATAATCGTTTAAAGTTTAGTAAAAAGAGATATGACTCTTTTATAGCTAATTCTCATAGCAATAAGAAAAAGAACAAATCTTCAAAATTTAAAGATATAAATTTTAATTCTGATACTAATAAGGGAACAAAATTTGTTAGTTCTTCTTATGATGCACAGGATGTTGAAGCTAAGTTAAATATTCCTCTGGAAAAAGCTTATCATGGAGGCAGAGAGAGGATACGCCTAGAAGATGGTAGATCTTTAGAGGTCGATATGCCATCTAAAATGGTCAATGGTCAAAAAATTAGACTTAAAAATCAGGGACTTAGTGGAGGAGATTTATATCTTGAAATACTAATAACACCTCATATATTTTTTAAACTAAAAAATGCAGATATTATTTGCAAGATTTTATTAACTCCCAGTGAAGCGATATTAGGAGAGGAAATTACTGTTCCTACAATTGATGGAATGGTTAAAATAACAACTCCTAAAAGCATTCAAGTTGGACAGAAGCTTCGTCTAGCTAATAAAGGATATTTTGATGAATTGGGGCAACGGGGTGACCAATTGTTGGAAATGCATATAGCTATTCCTTCAGAGATTAGTGAAGAAGAATTATTTTTATACAAACAAATTCGTTCTAAAGAAGAATTTAATCCACGAAAGTATACTACATAA
- the dut gene encoding dUTP diphosphatase, producing MNKLKIVKLKDSAIIPKYEHCRDSGMDLISTEEIEIKPGKSKLIKTGISVELPPNTEAQIRPRSGLALKHQITVLNTPGTIDEGYRGEIGVILINHSLLSFKVLPGMRIAQMVIVPIIRVEIEETNSLNSSIRGINGFGSTGI from the coding sequence ATGAATAAGTTAAAAATAGTAAAATTAAAAGATTCTGCAATTATTCCTAAATATGAACATTGTAGAGATTCAGGGATGGATTTAATATCTACAGAAGAAATAGAAATCAAACCCGGTAAAAGTAAATTAATCAAAACTGGTATTTCCGTTGAACTACCTCCTAATACAGAAGCACAAATTCGTCCAAGAAGTGGCTTAGCTTTAAAACATCAAATCACTGTTTTAAACACTCCTGGAACTATTGATGAAGGATATCGTGGAGAAATTGGAGTAATCTTAATTAACCATAGCTTATTATCATTCAAAGTTTTACCAGGTATGAGAATCGCACAAATGGTTATTGTTCCTATCATACGTGTTGAAATTGAAGAAACAAATTCCTTAAATTCTTCAATAAGAGGTATTAACGGATTTGGCTCGACAGGGATTTAA
- a CDS encoding NifU family protein has product MSEVMALTPTNVEQVLDELRPYLIADGGNVELVEIDGAIVKLRLQGACGSCPSSTMTLKMGIERRLKEMIPEVSEVEQAF; this is encoded by the coding sequence ATGTCGGAAGTAATGGCTTTAACACCAACTAATGTCGAACAAGTTTTAGACGAGTTACGTCCATATTTAATAGCAGATGGAGGTAATGTAGAGCTTGTTGAAATAGATGGGGCAATTGTAAAGTTACGTTTGCAAGGAGCATGTGGGTCTTGCCCTAGTTCTACCATGACACTTAAGATGGGAATTGAAAGACGTTTAAAAGAAATGATTCCCGAAGTCTCAGAAGTCGAACAAGCATTTTAA